GCTTTTATGTACATCAAAACGTTCAGCGATACAGACGTTTTTACATGCACATTGCTCACAAAAAATAACGTCATTGTACATTTTCAATATAGCGAGAAGCATCGCTTTAACATCTAATGGATTACTCAAACAGCATCCGGTAACACCATCTTGTGTATAGTCTTTGATTCCACCAACATATGTAGTAATTAAAGGCAAGCCAGAAGTCATAGCTTCTAAAGCCGCAAGACCTAATCCTTCTCTGCG
The window above is part of the Cloacibacillus sp. An23 genome. Proteins encoded here:
- a CDS encoding glycosyltransferase is translated as RREGLGLAALEAMTSGLPLITTYVGGIKDYTQDGVTGCCLSNPLDVKAMLLAILKMYNDVIFCEQCACKNVCIAERFDVHKSISLTMQIYQIIECHA